A genomic window from Silene latifolia isolate original U9 population chromosome Y, ASM4854445v1, whole genome shotgun sequence includes:
- the LOC141632049 gene encoding uncharacterized protein LOC141632049 — protein sequence MMKTLAANQVALQANTKDLQTAVLQQNWLTDSRIGNLETQVGQILNTLTTQSTQGGSLPSHAIPPPTKEQAKAVSLRNGRELVEAPKAPNKSRPLPIVHEVEDVIEDKIEVVGEHGKASTPEKERINEPLPEYEPQAPFPSALNDTRIIDKKTSSLYDIFRKVKVNIPLLDLLSSVPKHAKFLKELCTTKRANKAKGMKKVRASEHVSAMFQKCLPQKCSDPGMFTIPFKIGELDCQNAMLDLGASINVLPTYLYESLKLGPLKLTRTVIYLAYRSNIYPKGVCEDVLVKVGDMIFPVDFYVIEMEPEKGSTPILLGKPFMRTSNTKIDVSSGCLIMEFEGQNIEYSIHEAMKYPTETSSLCFLEVFEPIIQTVYELCKSDTLDVSLTNGMVGEDMGYILSCNLQETI from the coding sequence ATGATGAAAACACTTGCCGCCAATCAAGTGGCTTTGCAAGCTAATACCAAGGATTTACAAACCGCCGTGCTTCAACAAAATTGGCTTACCGACTCTAGGATTGGtaaccttgagacccaagttggtcAAATTCTCAACACACTCACTACACAATCCACTCAAGGAGGGAGCCTCCCTTCTCACGCAATTCCTCCACCCACCAAGGAACAAGCAAAAGCGGTCTCTTTGAGGAATGGTAGAGAGTTGGTAGAGGCACCCAAGGCTCCTAATAAATCAAGGCCACTTCCCATTGTTCATGAAGTGGAGGATGTAATTGAAGATAAAATTGAAGTAGTAGGGGAACATGGGAAAGCATCTACACCCGAAAAAGAGAGGATCAATGAACCACTTCCGGAATACGAgccacaagctccatttccaagtgcttTGAATGACACAAGGATAATTGACAAGAAGACTTCAAGCCTTTACGATATATTTCGTAAAGTGAAGGTAAACATTCCACTTCTTGATCTTCTTAGTAGTGTGCCAAAGCATGCAAAGTTTTTGAAAGAgttgtgcactactaagaggGCTAACAAGGCAAAAGGCATGAAGAAAGTGagggctagtgaacatgtgtcgGCAATGTTTCAAAAATGTTTGCCACAAAAATGTAGTGATCCGGGCATGTTCACCATCCCTTTCAAAATTGGTGAGTTGGACTGTCAAAATGCTATGCTTGATTTAGGTGCATCTATTAATGTCTTGCCCACTTACCTCTATGAGTCTCTTAAGTTGGGACCTTTGAAACTGACTCGTACGGTCATTTATTTGGCCTATAGGTCCAACATTTACCCTAAAGGAGTTTGTGAAGATGTCTTGGTGAAGGTGGGGGATATGATTTTCCCCGTCGACTTCTATGTAATTGAAATGGAACCCGAGAAAGGCTCAACTCCCATCTTGTTGGGAAAGCCTTTCATGAGAACTTCCAACACCAAGATAGATGTGTCTAGTGGATGCCTTATAATGGAGTTTGAAGGGCAAAATATTGAATATAGCATACATGAGGCAATGAAATACCCCACCGAGACCTCTTCCTTATGTTTTCTTGAAGTTTTTGAACCAATTATTCAAACCGTATATGAATTGTGCAAAAGTGACACCTTGGATGTTTCTTTAACTAATGGAATGGTTGGAGAGGATATGGGGTATATTTTgtcttgtaatttgcaggaaactatctaa
- the LOC141632050 gene encoding uncharacterized protein LOC141632050 has protein sequence MSEAGLHRKLQLQELEEIRNGAYENASIYKTRTRAWHNNMISRRVFQVGEKVLLFQNRLRLFSGKLRSRWMGPYEVVRVFPYGAIEIKCLKSGKLLKVNGQRLKHYHEGIEIGEVGTLYLVDLIYED, from the coding sequence ATGAGTGAAGCGGGGCTTCATAGGAAACTTCAACTCCAAGAATTGGAAGAAATTCGAAATGGTGCTTATGAGAATGCTTCCATTTACAAGACAAGAACAAGAGCATGGCATAACAACATGATTTCAAGAAGAGTGTTCCAAGTTGGAGAGAAAGTCTTACTATTTCAAAATCGGCTTAGACTTTTTTCGGGAAAATTGCGGTCTAGATGGATGGGACCATATGAGGTGGTTCGCGTTTTTCCATATGGAGCAATCGAGATCAAGTGCTTAAAGTCCGGGAAACTTTTGAAAGTGAACGGTCAAAGGCTTAAGCACTATCATGAAGGAATTGAAATAGGTGAAGTGGGAACACTATACCTTGTTGATCTAATTTATGAAGATTAA